The DNA sequence GTGATCACAAGGCTGTACTTTCCCCTTTTTTATTTCCTAGTATATCCGGGTTTCATATGACACCAAGCCTGACAACCTCCTGCATTTGATGGTGAAGGACTGGCAACTGGAGCTGCCCACCTTGCTCATCTCTGTACACGGAGGTCTGCAGAACTTTGACCTCCAGCCCAAACTCAAGCAAGTGTTTGGCAAAGGTCTGATCAAAGCGGCTGTCACCACTGGAGCTTGGATCTTCACGGGTGGAGTCAACACGGGTAGGACGCCGACAGTTCAGGATAATGCTTTTAATGTTCACTTAACAAATATCAGATTGTGACATTAGAAGATTACCTTTGCTTGAAATTGTTATTACATAATACCAGTTCTGCAATTTCCTGGGGGGAGATTTGACCAACCCATTGTCACAGGTTTAAGCTCTTTAATTAGAGCTTTAGTGGGAAAATTCATCACAAATGACAGTCTGTGTGGATCAGCAACCTCAGCATGTCCCTTAATGTGGCCCCATTAGGTATCTGAAAGAGTTATTATTCATATTAATTTATTCTGTTCATTACATTTTAGGGGTGATTCGTCATGTTGGAGATGCCTTAAAGGACCATTCCTCTAAGTCACGAGGAAAAGTGTGTGCAATAGGAATTGCTCCATGGGGGattttggaaaacaaagaagacCTCATTGGAAAAGATGTAAGAACATTTACagcttaatttctttttaaaaagcccTTTTCATCATTATATTCCGCCTTGAATCATTTCACtaacatttcttcttctttttccaggTAACCAGACCCTATCAGACGATGGCAAACCCACTGAGCAAGCTGGCAGTGCTCAACAACAGTCATTCCCACTTTATCCTCACCGACAACGGAACCTGCGGGAAGTATGGCTCCGAGGTCAAACTCCGTCGACTGCTGGAGAAGCACATCTCCTTGCAGAAGATCAACACTCGTAAGTCACACAGCATTCTGCCGAtgtcgttaaaaaaaaaaaccacatccTCCATTCTCCATGGTGTGCGAGTGTGAGCCAGAATCTTGTTGGACAAGTGGATGGAGAGCTCCTCTGTGACCTGTGGGCTTCCCTTTGTCATCCTATGCCTGGAGCTCGGATAAGGCAGGGACAGCAAAGGGATGCTCAGCTGTCACCACTGACTTCACTCCCTCTTCCCTCTGGTTTGTCTGTTCACACATCACATCGAAGACACTTCATCATGTCATTCTCAGACTTCTGTTATTATAAGGTGTTATTTAGATAGATAAAAGGAATGACTATTTTTCCTGTGTGCTCCAGGTTTAGGTCAGGGGGTCCCTTTGGTGTGTCTGATTGTGGAGGGAGGTCCAAATGTTATCTCCATCGCCCTGGAAAGTCTGAGAGACGAGCCTCCCATCCCTGTGGTGGTGTGCGACGGCAGCGGTCGAGCTTCTGACATCATTTCCTTTGCACACAAGTTCTCAGAGGATGGAGGGTGAGGTTTTAGATGATTCATCCTTTGCTATACTTTTAGATTCCTCTATTAAAAGgctaaaattacacttttaaacCCTCTCCTGCAGCCTGGTTAATGACGACGTCCGAGACCAACTCTTAGTGACTATTCAGAAGACATTCAATTATAGCAAAAGCCAATCGCAGCAGATCCTGCTCATGGTAATGGAGTGCATGAAGAAAAGGGAACTGGTGAGTAGAAGAATAAAAAGAGTAAACAGTGTAGTTGTTGACGTTTTCACATTCCTCATATTCCAGACCATCTTGTATTTGAAAATGTCTGTGtcaatcaataaatatttttaactcGTGAAGCATCTGGTCTCCATCGTGGTTCATCCATTCTACTCATCTGTGCCTTTCCATTACCATATTGAATAAACATAATCCCCACAACCTGCTCGtcatttttctccttctttctgtGGCCATGGGTGGTATGTCATGTAATCCAGGGCATTCACAGCTTTACTGTACACCATCATTAACCCTCATGTATGTATATAAGCACGTGCTCGGCTGTAAAATGGTGGCGGATGTCTACTTGTACAGTGTTAAACTCCTCATCTTCATGCCATCAATACAGTTCAGCACACACCCTCAATTCTGGAGCTCCGCGTTTTTCTCCAAAGTGTTTGACTTTGGTACATAAATAGCAGCAGCATTTGTGCATCTCCCACCGATATCCGAAGGCATAAGTGATGTGATTAGTAGTTTGTAATTCCCAGCAGATATAATGGGTGGGAAAGATCAGTGCACACCACCACCTGCTTAGCAGAGGCTCTTACTTCATCTGTTCACAGTAAGCATGCAGCACACAGATGGAGGAGAGGCTCCATCTCCCTAATCCTCAGCCAGGTTCCTCTCTCCACTCCCCAGGCTTTCAGTCACCAGAGTGCTATCACTTCACTCAGGATTCTCTATCCCTAATGTATTAGACCGCCTAATGCTTCAACACACTCAGATAAGCAACTTAAACTGCTTTTCTAAAGATCACACCACTTTgagttttttccccctccacTGCCATTTAGTTTTCACTGATTCCCAATGCAGACAATGTGGTAAAGAGCTGGCAAGTTTATACACAGCTATTTGGCTAAACTATTACTGGCTCTCAAACTAAAGTACCACGATTAACCTACAGGTGGAAAACTGTGGCTGTCTAGTCTCCACATAATCCTTTCAACCAAAGTGCATCCCAAATGAACAGCTgggttagaaaaataaaaacactgatttagaAGACTGAAATTTGCCGTGATGTAACACCAGGATGCATCATTTCACCTTAAACTATGAGTTCACTCTTAGGAAGGTCTCACACAGTCTTCCCTACAACTACGAAAGAGCAACAACAGTTGTCAGTGTTCATACTGATTCAGGCTGCTCATTATTAACGCATCCTGATGCCTGCTCGGAAATCTCTGGCGCCGTGCCACATATTCATGCCAATCTAATCCCATTCACCCCGGCTGCATGTGACAGACCCGTCAGCGTAATTTCATTTGATATAGTTGAGTCTGTAACAAGGCCATTGCTATCTCTCGGTCTGACCAGTAAATTAGCTGTTTGCGATCGAAAGGTCAGCGACAGTGTGCTGCAGTGAAAAGTCCTGCTGGAAATCAGTTGATACCACGTGTTTACCGCTATGTATTTCTGACAcaaactcattcattcattcattcatttatgtaGTTCGTAATTACTGTCTAGCTCACATCTGCAACCGTTCCTTCTTTGTCAACTCTTTTCTCACATGTAGATTACAGTTTTTCGAATGGGTTCTGAGGGACAACAAGATATTGAAATGGCCATCCTCACTGCCTTGTTAAAAGGTATTATAAAACAGCATCATAAAACTTAACTAATGCTCTAATAGCAATACAATCTCTCACTGCATGCTACAAATACCTGCTCTCTTCATCTTCTCTCTTGtctctttgtccttctgtttcttttgcttCAGGCACAAATGCTTCAGCAGCAGATCAGCTCAGTTTGGCTCTGGCCTGGAACAGAGTGGATATTGCTCGCAATCACATCTTTGTTTACGGACACAATTTACCAGTGAGTGGTTCTTAACATTTGAATAGTGGGAATTAATCATTTGGGTGCACGCGAGTGCTCTATAGTTGCAAAATCGCCAATGATGTTTTTAGGACTGAAGGAAAGAATGTGGTTTTGGCAATCAAGAAATAGTTTACAAACCGACCTGATCGAAGTCTTATTCaagtcaaaaatgtgttttgcttaTTGTTAACTTTACATGACCATAGCTGTATATGCAAAGTTTGACATGAGAGAGCTGTTTTCAAATGTTAAAACTGCTGGACAAATTAGTGGGTAAATTTAGAAAATCAAAATATTctgaaagattatttttttaaagaatttttaactACAGTAGTTGACTAACTTGAAAAACCATTCCAGATAGCATTCATTATACAAAGCAGAAGCAGTAATGTTCTCTCAGAGTGTGTGCTCCTCACATGACAGAACAAAAGGATAGTCTCACTTTAAACTGAGCTGTGTTTctcaaatgcaaataaaaagtTAAGCTGATATTCAACCAAAGAAGAGACACAactttctcctttttttattCCTTCCCTGTCAGCCTGCCGGTGCCATTGCCAATACAACAACCTCTTTAGCCACGACCCAAGAGAAAACCAAAAGTCCTGCCAGCGCTCCTCGCAACAAGACCCGGGCCAAAAAGGGGAAGGGGAAGGGAAAAGCAAAACCTGAACCTCCAGAGGAAACAGATCCGAGGAAGTTGGAGTTGATTCGTTGGGTAATGATGAAGTCTATGTCAAACACTTCAGGTGGAAATTTGACAGAGTAGACTGAGAACACAAATAGTAATTAGCCTGTGTCATATATTACCTTCTGTTAGGTGAACTCTCTGGAACAGGCGATGATGGATGCTCTGGTGCTGGACAGAGTGGACTTTGTCAAACTGCTGCTTGAGAATGGCGTCAACATTCACCATTTCCTCACCATTCCCAGGCTGGAGGAGTTATACAACACGGTGGGTCAGGGAAAGTACAGCAAATGAAAATAAGATAAATTCTGAGAGGTCTGAGCAACAGCAACATATGGAAACAACGGATCTGACTAaccttcatcctcttcctctccgGCCTTCTCTTTCTCAGAAACTTGGCCCTGCGAACACGCTGCACGCTGTGGTTAGAGATGTCAAAAAGGTGAAACAACCCATCCTATGATATTAAACATGCAATCTAAAGTCTGTCATTCCAGATTAGTGGtaattttggattattttgagCCATGTGTTATATAACATTACTCTGATGATTCTGCAGGGAAACCTTCCTCCAGATTATCAGATCACTTTGATTGATATTGGTCTGGTGCTGGAATACCTCATGGGAGGAGCTTACAGGAGTAATTACACCAGGAAGGTTTTCCGTAACCTCTACAATAATTTGTATGGACTAAAAAGGGTAGGCATGGatgaaaggaaattaaaaataatggttggGTCCGATAGGAATTAATATTAATCACAATGTTCTTCTTATCTCTTGCAGCCAAAAGCCCTGAAGCTTCTTGGAATGGAGGTGGAGTGTCCTTTAACAACAAAAGACTTTAAAAtagttgaataaataaaatacatacagCAGGATAATTTattaagttttttctttttgttaggATGATGAACCAAGACCCAAAGGcaagaaaaagccaaaaaagaagaaggaggaagaggtggaAATTGACGTGGATGACCCTGAAGTGTGCAGATTCAAGTTTCCATTCCATGAGCTGATGCTTTGGGCAGTGCTGATGAAGCGCCAGAAGATGGCGCTATTCCTCTGGCAGCGTGGAGAAGAAGCCATGGCAAAGGCCTTGGTGGCTTGTAAACTGTATAAAGCTATGGCCCATGAATGCTCTGAGAGTGAACTGGTCGATGACATCTCCCAAGATCTGGAGAACAACTCCAAGTCAGTCCCAAAGAATAAATGACagttaaataaaaccaaataacataaaacatgtttcatGTAGGCTGTCACAAAGCTAACAGGCTTATCACTCAAACAAATAGGCCCTTATACTTTACgctttttatgcttttgttatttgctttttggtgatttcaaACTCTTTTAAGTAGTGCTGTATAGACATTAAAGCTATTGTTTTGTCCCTTTGATAGAGAATTTGGCCAGTTGGCCTATGAGCTGCTGGACCAGTCCTACAAGCACGATGAACAGGTGGCCATGAAACTTTTAACATATGAGCTGGTCAACTGGAGTAACTCCACCTGTCTGAAGCTGGCTGTGGCTGCTAAGCAACGTGACTTCATTGCTCACACCTGCAGCCAGATGTTGCTCACTGACATGTGGATGGGCTGCTTAAGGATTGGAAAAAACCCTGGCCTCAAGGTTGGCATGAGAAATGGTTCATCTCAAGCAACCATAGCAAATATCTCACATTAATGACACGTGTTATACTCTTGgcttcacaaaaaaatgaacgaTCAACCATCTCTCTGTGGCATCTCACCTAGGTCATTCTGGGAATCATCTTTCCTCCTCTCATTCTACTGTTGGATTTCCGTATCGGAGATGACGCTTCCTATCATGTACCTGAAGGCAAAGAAGACGGAAAAGACAAGGATGATGACACAAAGTCCAGCAAGGTCCTGGTTCCTGCTGATTTTGTCACATTAATTTGTTTTCACATACTGTTAAAACAAGAATGAAATATGTCTTGGTgagatgtttgctgttttgttgtagGAGGGTAACACGGACGCAACTTCCCGAAagggagatgaagaggagggaaGCACTAAAGTCCGCAAAATCCCCATTGGCAAAAGGTTCTTTGAGTTTTACGACGCACCGTTCACTAAATTCTGGTTCAACACTGTAAGTTCCCCTTCTTATGCATGATAAGAATTATTGCAAGCATTTAAACAGATTCATAACGTccaataaaattattttatcaccgttttctgacagatttgcTATCTGGGCTACTTAATGTTGTACAACTACATCATCCTGGTGAAAATGGAGCGATGGCCATCTATACAGGAGTGGACTGTAATAGCATACATCCTCACACTTGGCTCTGAAAAAGTCAGACaggtaaaaaacacaaatagtcAACTTGGCACAGTCACAATTATCTTAAATactaaaaacattaaagactTTTAATGGATCCTGCTTGACCTTTAAATGTTTGCGTCTAGATTCTGATGTCAGAACCAGGGAAGCTGAAACAGAAGATAAGTGTTTGGCTGGAGGAATACTGGAACATCACAGACCTGGTGGCCATTTCCACCTTTCTTCTGGGGCTCATGTTGCGGCTCCAGCATGAACCGTACATGGGCTACGGCCGAGTCATCTACTGCATAGACATCATCTTCTGGTACATTCGTGTATTGGACATCTTTGGCGTCAACAAATACCTGGGACCCTATGTGATGATGATAGGAAAGATGGTAATGaaagttaaacaaaaaatatgaaaaaccaGTGACAGATGTGCATAGAAATACAATGAGCTTAAATATTATGTTTGTCTTCTTTCAGATGATCGATATGATGTACTTTGTGGTGATCATGCTGGTGGTGCTTATGAGCTTCGGGGTGGCTCGGCAGGCCATCCTTCACCCGGACGAGGAGCCAACATGGCGCCTGGCCAGGAACATTTTCTACATGCCCTACTGGATGATCTATGGAGAGGTTTTTGCGGACTCGATAGACCGTAAGACTAGAATTCATAGTAAGATTCTGTTTCCTGATTCTGGGCAGATGATCAGTGTTGCATTAATTTCTATGTCTTAAATTATGCTGTGTTTAGAGAGAATAGGCTACAGTGAAACCCTTTAATACTTTGTCCCCCTCTGCTGGCACATTGGTGATAGCTTACTTCAGTTGCAATAATGTTGCATTGAATAAAAGCAGAATATGTATCATTATCTCTTCATCTCAGTTATGATCATCTGCCtccaagttttctttttctgtgagtGTTTCTTCTGTCAGGGTGAAGACAACAAGCAGCTATTTTAAATTATcgatataaataaatattgacatGCCTACTTTCTAAGGAAGGTGCAAAACAATTGTTTTGGAAGGTGCATGTCTGATgccttgatttatttttttaaaacaaatgctaaagtctTGATTTTGTTGAACAAAGTGGTGGACTAATCTGAAAATCTGatttatcacaaaaataaaaaataacagtaaagtgTATGAAGTACCTAACTAAGTTGGAAGAACATTTTGATGACACTAGTCCACTCTTTCATGGACATCAGCTTGACCTTGACAGAAATATGATATAAAAATCccatgttttattgattttaacgCTTTCTCCATATTTCTGCGGGACTGTGCTTTTATGGGATTTTTTCCAAGTCTACGCAATGGAAATCAACCGTAAGTAGTCTTAATGTCAAGAATGTAAATCCAATCGGTTAGCTAAAGTTCTCAGAATAACTCTCCTTTCCCCACAGCTCCATGTGGTGAACATTTATATGACGAGGATGGGAAGAAGCTGCCTCCATGCATCCCCGGAGCCTGGCTCACACCTGCTATTATGGCCTGTTACCTTCTCGTGGCAAACATTCTTCTGGTCAACTTGCTCATTGCAGTGTTCAAGTAAATACATGTTTAGTGTCCGTCTGTTCTGTTATTTGTGTGGTAAACATCTACTCATAGAGTTAGTACTCACTGGTTTGCGTTTTCTCTCCCACAGCAACACCTTCTTTGAAGTCAAGTCCATTTCCAACCAGGTGTGGAAGTTTCAGAGATATCAGCTGATCATGACTTTCCATGACCGTCCCATCCTGCCTCCACCTCTCATCATCTTCAGCCATCTCTACATCCTCTTCAACAGGCTGTTTCGGAGATGCGCCAGGAAGAAACAGGAGGGAGAGCTGGATGAGAAGGACCGAGGCCTCAGTTAGTCTTTTATGTTAATCATATGCATACAGTTTTACTGGTCAAATATATACTTAATATATACTGTAAGAACTTTGAAATCATactgcaaaaatatacatacatagatGCACTTAAAGAAACACTAACATATCATCTGCTTCCTTTAGAACTCAGGCTGAATCCAGAGGAGCTTAAAAATTTGTACGAATTTGAAGAGCAGTGTGTGGAGGAATATTTTCGTGAGAAAGAGGACGAGCAGCAGTCCTCCAGTGATGAACGCATCAAGGTTACTTCAGAGAGGTAAACAGCTATCAGGCATACgctgtaaaaaatgaacatttttaacacattaactGTAATGGGCAAacaattttctgttgttttataggTTGGCCCcgttttgtaaaattacagataactactaaaaccacagaaaaagtattaatttacatattaaccataaaagtgtcaaaactgCAAGTAATATCTGCATTCTTACAAATGGTATTCAATCTCTAtcagtattttcattgtcaagTTTATATAAGTCAGAAAAATATAGTTATTTTACAAGTATTTGCCAATATTTGAATGACAATAGTGTACAAATTGAGGactgaaaaatagcaaatatttttaaaatgtcattttacgGATTTTCCCTGTTGTTAAATTTCTGATTATATctaataaaaatcacaaaagtatATATCAAAGTATATGTTAtgtaacaaataaaaagaactGGCCAAACCGCACATAATGGTCACATCAAAATCTATACGTTTACAAGtagcaatttgttcttttataatgtGAGACTGTAAagttacagttttactgtatttcaattagctaaaaatatcaatattttacaaGTAGTggctaatattttcagtttttactgtattttcactgGTATTTTAGCATTAGATTTCCATTGACTTTTAACTCCTCTTTTTCAAGTAccttaaaaacacatatttccTAATCTTTGTATTCTTAATGTTTCCTCTACAGAGTTGAGAACATGTCAATGCGTCTGGAGGAGGTCAATGAGAGGGAGAACACAATGAAGGCCTCCCTGCAGACTGTGGATCTGCGTCTAGCCCAGCTGGAGGAGATTCACGGGCGTATGGCAGTTGCATTGGAAAAGCTTGCAGGAGTGGACAGACTGGAGCTGACCAGAACCTACTCACGGAACTCCTCCGTGTGCGATCCTTCGTCTCTCCTGCGCCAGGGCAGCATCAACAGTGCTGACGGTTACAGTCTTTACCGCTTCCACATGGACATGGAGGAGTTTGCTACCAAGCAAAAGGACACAGAGGAGACAACTAAAAGTGGCCTAGAAAGACAGCGGAGTACCTGCACCCTCAGCACCAAGGAAGGCGCTCAGACCTTAGAGGTCGGGGGTTTGGAGAGGTCGCGACCCAGTTCCTGTGTGGACATCCTCATATCTCCATGTGAACAAAAGCCTCCTTCTCTGGCATCAAGCCAAGAGACCATAACcaacataaaacacagcagcacaatgCGGCTAGATAGACTAACAGACAAGAACAGACTAAGGCCTTCATCTTCTCCAAAAAGGACTAAATCCTTGAAACACTATCCAGTTGAAGACCAACCAACCTCTCCTTTGACAAAGAGGAGGGCGATGAGCACCATCATCATCAAACCTGATGATGAACCGGAGGAAGTTGCTGTTCCAATAGAGAAGCCCCAACTGCCGCTAGGTACCTCCTCTTCTCCAAAGAGGACTAAATCTCTACGATATCTTCCAACTGAAAGCCAAAGCCAGATTTCTCCTATAACAAAGAAGAGGGCTATGAGCAGCATCATCTACAGCCCAGCCGAGGCAGGTGATGATTTGCTGCAAACTGCAGACTACAGGTCTCTGGTAGAGCAGGTCACTCAAAGTCCAAATCAGTGGCCAGCAAATCTGGAGTATCAAGTACATCCCAGCACTTTGGGCCACATGCCTAAAGTTTCAACAGTCAGAGCCCTTGCCCAGCAGTTTCAAACTACCACTGCACCCAC is a window from the Amphiprion ocellaris isolate individual 3 ecotype Okinawa chromosome 3, ASM2253959v1, whole genome shotgun sequence genome containing:
- the LOC111581256 gene encoding transient receptor potential cation channel subfamily M member 1-like isoform X1; the encoded protein is MDPKGPSGTFKRSSLKRSTSGSQKAQRAWIERTFLKRECVHIFPSKDPTRCACGQLTTQHVAIPPGANSLEEAHQLVQIDTPKDKWSVIKHTRTYPTDSFGIIEFQGGGFINKAMYIRVSYDTKPDNLLHLMVKDWQLELPTLLISVHGGLQNFDLQPKLKQVFGKGLIKAAVTTGAWIFTGGVNTGVIRHVGDALKDHSSKSRGKVCAIGIAPWGILENKEDLIGKDVTRPYQTMANPLSKLAVLNNSHSHFILTDNGTCGKYGSEVKLRRLLEKHISLQKINTRLGQGVPLVCLIVEGGPNVISIALESLRDEPPIPVVVCDGSGRASDIISFAHKFSEDGGLVNDDVRDQLLVTIQKTFNYSKSQSQQILLMVMECMKKRELITVFRMGSEGQQDIEMAILTALLKGTNASAADQLSLALAWNRVDIARNHIFVYGHNLPPAGAIANTTTSLATTQEKTKSPASAPRNKTRAKKGKGKGKAKPEPPEETDPRKLELIRWVNSLEQAMMDALVLDRVDFVKLLLENGVNIHHFLTIPRLEELYNTKLGPANTLHAVVRDVKKGNLPPDYQITLIDIGLVLEYLMGGAYRSNYTRKVFRNLYNNLYGLKRPKALKLLGMEDDEPRPKGKKKPKKKKEEEVEIDVDDPEVCRFKFPFHELMLWAVLMKRQKMALFLWQRGEEAMAKALVACKLYKAMAHECSESELVDDISQDLENNSKEFGQLAYELLDQSYKHDEQVAMKLLTYELVNWSNSTCLKLAVAAKQRDFIAHTCSQMLLTDMWMGCLRIGKNPGLKVILGIIFPPLILLLDFRIGDDASYHVPEGKEDGKDKDDDTKSSKEGNTDATSRKGDEEEGSTKVRKIPIGKRFFEFYDAPFTKFWFNTICYLGYLMLYNYIILVKMERWPSIQEWTVIAYILTLGSEKVRQILMSEPGKLKQKISVWLEEYWNITDLVAISTFLLGLMLRLQHEPYMGYGRVIYCIDIIFWYIRVLDIFGVNKYLGPYVMMIGKMMIDMMYFVVIMLVVLMSFGVARQAILHPDEEPTWRLARNIFYMPYWMIYGEVFADSIDRKTRIHIYAMEINPPCGEHLYDEDGKKLPPCIPGAWLTPAIMACYLLVANILLVNLLIAVFNNTFFEVKSISNQVWKFQRYQLIMTFHDRPILPPPLIIFSHLYILFNRLFRRCARKKQEGELDEKDRGLKLRLNPEELKNLYEFEEQCVEEYFREKEDEQQSSSDERIKVTSERVENMSMRLEEVNERENTMKASLQTVDLRLAQLEEIHGRMAVALEKLAGVDRLELTRTYSRNSSVCDPSSLLRQGSINSADGYSLYRFHMDMEEFATKQKDTEETTKSGLERQRSTCTLSTKEGAQTLEVGGLERSRPSSCVDILISPCEQKPPSLASSQETITNIKHSSTMRLDRLTDKNRLRPSSSPKRTKSLKHYPVEDQPTSPLTKRRAMSTIIIKPDDEPEEVAVPIEKPQLPLGTSSSPKRTKSLRYLPTESQSQISPITKKRAMSSIIYSPAEAGDDLLQTADYRSLVEQVTQSPNQWPANLEYQVHPSTLGHMPKVSTVRALAQQFQTTTAPTELQKHNQTDAIPSESEGTPPATEPVEDQIKMKAKRNLSDTTDYLTVADQKYLPCPRSLSWNASDRKAKSFMVSQEIRASSSAKNLAEASRVLAVGQEDEEKKTEADDDA
- the LOC111581256 gene encoding transient receptor potential cation channel subfamily M member 1-like isoform X2 — translated: MDPKGPSGTFKRSSLKRSTSGSQKAQRAWIERTFLKRECVHIFPSKDPTRCACGQLTTQHVAIPPGANSLEEAHQLVQIDTPKDKWSVIKHTRTYPTDSFGIIEFQGGGFINKAMYIRVSYDTKPDNLLHLMVKDWQLELPTLLISVHGGLQNFDLQPKLKQVFGKGLIKAAVTTGAWIFTGGVNTGVIRHVGDALKDHSSKSRGKVCAIGIAPWGILENKEDLIGKDVTRPYQTMANPLSKLAVLNNSHSHFILTDNGTCGKYGSEVKLRRLLEKHISLQKINTRLGQGVPLVCLIVEGGPNVISIALESLRDEPPIPVVVCDGSGRASDIISFAHKFSEDGGLVNDDVRDQLLVTIQKTFNYSKSQSQQILLMVMECMKKRELITVFRMGSEGQQDIEMAILTALLKGTNASAADQLSLALAWNRVDIARNHIFVYGHNLPPAGAIANTTTSLATTQEKTKSPASAPRNKTRAKKGKGKGKAKPEPPEETDPRKLELIRWVNSLEQAMMDALVLDRVDFVKLLLENGVNIHHFLTIPRLEELYNTKLGPANTLHAVVRDVKKGNLPPDYQITLIDIGLVLEYLMGGAYRSNYTRKVFRNLYNNLYGLKRPKALKLLGMEDDEPRPKGKKKPKKKKEEEVEIDVDDPEVCRFKFPFHELMLWAVLMKRQKMALFLWQRGEEAMAKALVACKLYKAMAHECSESELVDDISQDLENNSKEFGQLAYELLDQSYKHDEQVAMKLLTYELVNWSNSTCLKLAVAAKQRDFIAHTCSQMLLTDMWMGCLRIGKNPGLKVILGIIFPPLILLLDFRIGDDASYHVPEGKEDGKDKDDDTKSSKEGNTDATSRKGDEEEGSTKVRKIPIGKRFFEFYDAPFTKFWFNTICYLGYLMLYNYIILVKMERWPSIQEWTVIAYILTLGSEKVRQILMSEPGKLKQKISVWLEEYWNITDLVAISTFLLGLMLRLQHEPYMGYGRVIYCIDIIFWYIRVLDIFGVNKYLGPYVMMIGKMMIDMMYFVVIMLVVLMSFGVARQAILHPDEEPTWRLARNIFYMPYWMIYGEVFADSIDLYAMEINPPCGEHLYDEDGKKLPPCIPGAWLTPAIMACYLLVANILLVNLLIAVFNNTFFEVKSISNQVWKFQRYQLIMTFHDRPILPPPLIIFSHLYILFNRLFRRCARKKQEGELDEKDRGLKLRLNPEELKNLYEFEEQCVEEYFREKEDEQQSSSDERIKVTSERVENMSMRLEEVNERENTMKASLQTVDLRLAQLEEIHGRMAVALEKLAGVDRLELTRTYSRNSSVCDPSSLLRQGSINSADGYSLYRFHMDMEEFATKQKDTEETTKSGLERQRSTCTLSTKEGAQTLEVGGLERSRPSSCVDILISPCEQKPPSLASSQETITNIKHSSTMRLDRLTDKNRLRPSSSPKRTKSLKHYPVEDQPTSPLTKRRAMSTIIIKPDDEPEEVAVPIEKPQLPLGTSSSPKRTKSLRYLPTESQSQISPITKKRAMSSIIYSPAEAGDDLLQTADYRSLVEQVTQSPNQWPANLEYQVHPSTLGHMPKVSTVRALAQQFQTTTAPTELQKHNQTDAIPSESEGTPPATEPVEDQIKMKAKRNLSDTTDYLTVADQKYLPCPRSLSWNASDRKAKSFMVSQEIRASSSAKNLAEASRVLAVGQEDEEKKTEADDDA